TCGATCGCGATCGCTCGCGATGCCGCCGGCGCCGGCGCCGGACTCACCCGCGACCTGAACGTCGGGCACTACAAGCCGATCAACAGCCCGAGGTTCGTCAACGACTGCCACGAATTCATCTTCCACTTCACGCCCGGCGGGCGCACCCGCCTCGATCGCCGCGCCATCGGCGTGAAGTACCAGGACGCGTCGAACGTCACCCGCTGGGCGAGCGGCGGCGCCGATCGCCGCTGCCGCGGCAACACCTGGTTCATTCCCTACGAAACGATCCAGAGCCGCGACAAGGACCGCCCCCATCCGGCGACCTTTCCGCCGCGCGTGCCCGAGTACTGCGTCCGGCTTCACGGCGTGGCGCGGACCCGGCTGATGCTCGATCCGTTTCTCGGCCTCGGCAACTCCGCCATCGCCGCCGCGAACCTCGGGATCGACTTCGTCGGCATCGAGATCGACCGCCACTATCTCGACGAGGCCATCTCGCGC
This genomic interval from Vicinamibacterales bacterium contains the following:
- a CDS encoding site-specific DNA-methyltransferase, which translates into the protein SIAIARDAAGAGAGLTRDLNVGHYKPINSPRFVNDCHEFIFHFTPGGRTRLDRRAIGVKYQDASNVTRWASGGADRRCRGNTWFIPYETIQSRDKDRPHPATFPPRVPEYCVRLHGVARTRLMLDPFLGLGNSAIAAANLGIDFVGIEIDRHYLDEAISRVNAAIDR